One window of the Chitinophaga niabensis genome contains the following:
- the ade gene encoding adenine deaminase produces MPMKQMQVAGHLVDIPGRRTFPAIVTIEDGIIHSIAPTDTAIPQQYILPGFIDAHVHVESSMLVPSEFARLAVPHGTVATISDPHEIANVLGVKGVEYMLDNAKQVRFKFCFGAPSCVPATIFETAGAAVNAEDVDQLLQRPDIYYLSEMMNYPGVLYKDPEVMAKIAAAQKHGKPVDGHAPGLRGEEAAKYIAAGISTDHECFTLEEALDKLQYGMHILIREGSAARNYEALSSLIQSHPQNIMFCSDDKHPDNLVDGHINELVKRSLAKGYDLYNILQAACINPVKHYNMPVGLLQISDPADFIIVDNLQLFNILETYIDGVAVAQQGKTLIPAVPIARVNQFSCQPKTAADFHIPANNETRVQVIEALEGQLITNCIHAVLAPQNGLLVSDTGQDVLKIAVINRYYDAPVAKGFIKNFGLKKGAIASTVAHDSHNIIVVGVDDQSIATAVNELIRCEGGVCVTTDGTTEVLALPVAGLMSAEDGYRTAQRYSELDAAAKKLGSTLDAPFMTLSFMALLVIPHLKLSDKGLFNGDTFSFTEVMA; encoded by the coding sequence ATGCCCATGAAACAAATGCAGGTAGCCGGCCATTTGGTGGATATCCCCGGCAGAAGGACCTTTCCAGCGATCGTTACTATAGAGGATGGTATCATCCATAGTATTGCTCCTACCGATACGGCTATACCCCAACAGTATATATTACCCGGCTTTATTGATGCGCATGTACATGTGGAAAGTTCCATGCTTGTTCCCTCTGAATTTGCGCGGCTGGCGGTTCCCCATGGTACGGTGGCCACTATTTCAGACCCACATGAGATTGCAAATGTATTGGGTGTAAAAGGCGTAGAATATATGCTGGACAATGCAAAACAGGTACGTTTCAAATTCTGCTTCGGAGCGCCTTCCTGTGTTCCTGCCACGATCTTTGAAACTGCCGGTGCGGCTGTGAATGCGGAAGATGTAGACCAGTTGCTGCAACGCCCGGATATCTATTACCTCTCTGAAATGATGAATTACCCCGGTGTGTTGTATAAAGACCCGGAGGTGATGGCAAAAATAGCCGCGGCCCAAAAACATGGAAAACCGGTAGATGGCCATGCTCCGGGCCTCCGGGGAGAGGAAGCAGCAAAGTATATTGCTGCAGGCATCAGCACAGACCATGAATGTTTTACGCTGGAAGAAGCATTGGACAAACTGCAGTACGGCATGCACATCCTCATCCGGGAAGGCAGTGCCGCCAGGAATTACGAAGCACTCTCCTCCCTGATACAATCCCATCCGCAAAATATCATGTTCTGCAGTGATGATAAACATCCGGACAACCTGGTGGACGGGCATATCAATGAACTGGTGAAACGTTCACTCGCAAAGGGTTACGACCTGTATAACATTCTTCAGGCTGCCTGCATCAATCCTGTAAAACATTATAACATGCCTGTAGGCCTGCTGCAGATCAGTGATCCGGCGGATTTTATTATCGTGGATAACCTGCAGCTGTTTAATATACTGGAAACATATATCGATGGTGTGGCTGTAGCGCAGCAAGGCAAAACCCTTATCCCTGCAGTTCCTATCGCACGCGTGAATCAATTCAGCTGCCAGCCTAAAACGGCAGCAGACTTTCATATACCTGCAAACAATGAAACCCGGGTGCAGGTAATAGAAGCACTGGAAGGACAATTGATCACCAATTGCATTCATGCAGTGCTGGCACCGCAGAACGGTTTACTGGTAAGTGATACAGGGCAGGATGTGTTGAAAATAGCCGTGATCAACCGCTATTATGATGCACCCGTGGCAAAGGGTTTCATCAAAAACTTCGGATTAAAGAAAGGCGCCATTGCTTCTACCGTGGCGCACGACAGTCATAATATCATTGTAGTGGGCGTGGATGATCAAAGCATTGCAACCGCAGTGAATGAACTGATCCGTTGTGAAGGCGGGGTTTGCGTAACTACTGATGGAACCACGGAAGTATTGGCTTTGCCTGTAGCAGGGTTGATGAGTGCAGAAGACGGATACCGTACCGCCCAACGTTACAGCGAACTGGATGCAGCCGCCAAAAAGCTGGGCAGTACACTGGATGCACCTTTCATGACCTTATCTTTCATGGCCCTGCTGGTGATCCCTCATTTAAAACTCAGTGATAAAGGATTATTTAACGGCGACACTTTTTCCTTTACGGAAGTGATGGCTTAA
- a CDS encoding peroxiredoxin — protein sequence MSLRLGDIAPNFKAKSTVGEIDLYEYLGDSWGVLFSHPADFTPVCTTELGKTALLNGEFAKRNVKVLALSVDPLDKHKNWISDINETQGCEVAFPIIADEDRTVSNLYDMIHPNASETFTVRSLFIIGPDKKVKLMITYPASTGRNFTEVLRVIDSLQLTANYSVATPADWKEGEDVIVVPAVKTEDIPAKFPKGHKIIKPYLRTTPQPNK from the coding sequence ATGAGTTTAAGGCTAGGGGACATTGCTCCCAATTTTAAGGCGAAATCGACAGTAGGAGAGATAGATCTGTACGAATACCTGGGTGACAGCTGGGGCGTGTTATTTTCACATCCTGCTGATTTTACACCCGTTTGTACAACAGAACTTGGCAAAACAGCCTTATTGAACGGCGAATTTGCCAAACGTAACGTAAAAGTGCTGGCCCTCAGCGTGGATCCACTGGATAAACACAAGAACTGGATCAGCGATATCAACGAAACACAAGGTTGCGAGGTGGCTTTCCCCATCATCGCTGATGAAGATAGAACCGTTTCCAACCTGTATGACATGATCCACCCGAATGCCTCAGAAACATTCACCGTGCGTTCACTGTTCATCATTGGTCCGGATAAGAAAGTGAAACTCATGATCACCTACCCTGCTTCTACCGGAAGAAATTTCACAGAAGTATTACGCGTGATCGATTCGCTGCAGCTGACTGCTAACTACAGTGTGGCTACACCGGCAGACTGGAAAGAAGGAGAAGATGTGATTGTTGTACCCGCCGTGAAAACGGAAGATATTCCGGCCAAATTCCCGAAAGGTCACAAGATCATCAAGCCTTATCTCAGAACAACGCCACAGCCTAACAAGTAA
- a CDS encoding vWA domain-containing protein yields MKKYCFLILCTIISVAAIGQTFKGVVMDKANSQPIPGVSVFIKGTRTGTTTASDGRFTIARPKGPFTLMVQFVGYQFVEKQFTAKDSTCVIFLSPSQQALQEVVVTGYGTVHKKSVTGAVANYGYAPTMDYENTNEFKGIRENGFLNTTKSPLSTFSADVDRASYSLVRTNLNGGQLLKPNAVRIEELINYFDYNYPAPVNTDPVAIYADLAICPWNKEHQLARIGLQGKKIPTDKLPPSNLVFLLDVSGSMSPPNRLPLVKQAFKALVQQLRDEDRVAIVVYAGAAGLVLPSTSGKEKTKIIDALENLSAGGSTAGGAGIKLAYRTAADHFIKKGNNRVILATDGDFNVGLSSEEDLQDLIEREREKGISLSVLGFGMGNYKDNRLETLADKGNGNYAYIDNFEEARRTFVTEFGGTLFTIAKDVKLQVEFNPKFVQSYRLVGYENRLLNDEDFNDDKKDAGDMGSGHTVTALYELVPVGAREGSVDPLKYQNPVPVTYKSSSNELLTVKMRYKEPDGEKSKLLEKVLLPGAKSIDNAPEDFRLAASVAQFGMLLRSSPYKGASTYESALKLANGARGTDPEGYRAEYIQLLKKAQLLQESVATR; encoded by the coding sequence ATGAAAAAGTATTGTTTTCTGATCCTGTGCACCATTATTTCCGTTGCTGCCATTGGGCAAACCTTTAAAGGGGTTGTAATGGACAAAGCAAATAGCCAACCGATACCGGGTGTTAGCGTATTTATAAAAGGAACCAGAACTGGTACTACCACCGCTTCTGACGGGCGTTTTACTATTGCCCGCCCCAAAGGGCCTTTCACCCTTATGGTGCAATTTGTGGGTTATCAGTTCGTTGAGAAGCAATTCACGGCCAAAGATTCTACATGTGTGATATTCCTGAGCCCAAGCCAGCAGGCATTGCAGGAGGTAGTCGTGACCGGGTATGGTACGGTGCATAAAAAATCCGTAACCGGAGCTGTTGCTAATTATGGCTATGCCCCCACCATGGATTATGAAAACACCAACGAATTCAAAGGCATCCGTGAGAATGGCTTCCTGAATACGACCAAAAGCCCGCTGAGCACGTTTTCTGCAGATGTAGACCGGGCCAGTTATTCTCTTGTGAGAACCAATCTCAATGGCGGCCAACTGCTCAAACCCAATGCTGTACGCATTGAAGAACTGATCAATTATTTCGACTATAATTACCCTGCACCTGTGAATACTGATCCTGTAGCCATATATGCGGACCTTGCTATCTGCCCCTGGAATAAGGAGCATCAGCTGGCGCGCATTGGCTTACAGGGGAAGAAGATCCCTACTGATAAATTACCTCCTTCCAACCTGGTATTCCTGCTGGATGTTTCCGGTTCCATGTCCCCTCCCAACAGGCTGCCATTGGTGAAACAAGCGTTTAAAGCATTGGTGCAGCAGTTAAGGGATGAAGACCGCGTAGCGATTGTGGTATACGCAGGCGCAGCAGGACTGGTACTGCCTTCTACTTCCGGAAAAGAAAAGACGAAGATCATTGATGCGCTGGAAAATCTTTCCGCAGGAGGATCCACAGCAGGTGGCGCAGGTATTAAACTTGCCTACAGAACAGCTGCAGATCATTTCATTAAAAAAGGAAATAACCGGGTGATCCTGGCTACTGACGGGGATTTCAATGTGGGGCTCTCCAGTGAAGAAGATCTGCAGGACCTGATAGAGAGAGAAAGAGAAAAAGGTATTTCATTGTCCGTGCTTGGGTTTGGCATGGGCAACTATAAAGACAACCGCCTTGAAACCCTTGCAGATAAAGGAAACGGAAACTATGCTTATATAGACAATTTTGAAGAGGCCCGCCGGACATTTGTTACGGAGTTCGGCGGCACACTCTTCACGATTGCGAAGGATGTGAAACTGCAGGTAGAATTCAACCCCAAATTCGTGCAGTCGTACCGTTTAGTGGGATATGAGAACCGTTTGCTGAATGATGAGGATTTTAATGATGACAAAAAAGATGCAGGCGATATGGGTTCAGGGCATACGGTGACTGCCTTGTATGAATTAGTGCCGGTAGGAGCCAGGGAAGGTTCCGTGGACCCGCTGAAATACCAGAACCCTGTTCCTGTGACGTATAAATCATCCAGTAATGAGTTGCTGACGGTTAAAATGCGGTACAAAGAACCGGATGGTGAGAAGAGTAAATTACTGGAGAAAGTGTTGCTGCCGGGTGCTAAGAGTATAGACAATGCGCCGGAGGATTTCAGGCTTGCAGCATCTGTGGCGCAATTTGGGATGTTATTGAGGAGCAGCCCTTATAAAGGCGCTTCCACTTACGAGTCCGCATTGAAACTGGCGAATGGTGCGAGGGGTACAGATCCTGAGGGATATAGGGCGGAATATATCCAGCTGCTGAAAAAGGCGCAGTTGCTCCAGGAGTCTGTGGCTACCAGGTAG
- a CDS encoding anhydro-N-acetylmuramic acid kinase, producing the protein MVYSVIGLMSGSSLDGLDIAFVELSEVRGQWSYTIHVAECLAYSPQWVADLKGAVTLNARDYQLLHSAYGHYTGQQVKDFIFRNNLEHRVHFIASHGHTTFHMPEQRMTAQLGDGAAIAAVTGLPVISDLRAMDVALGGQGAPIVPIGEKLLFPGYDYWLNLGGIANLSAKNGETFHAFDVCPANRVLDALAAALGKMYDENGTLASGGVIDKTLLDALNSQSYYSQAFPKSLANDFGTDLLLPLIHKHTLSVQGKLRTYVAHIATQIRQSLEAVSREGTNDKKLLVTGGGAFNQFLISCIQEELTPLGVAVMVPDAQTAAFKEALVMALIGALRWQQKTNVLSSVTGASRDSVNGTLWLGEG; encoded by the coding sequence ATGGTTTATAGCGTTATAGGGTTAATGTCAGGCAGTTCGCTGGACGGGTTGGATATAGCTTTTGTGGAACTGAGCGAGGTTCGCGGCCAATGGTCGTATACCATCCATGTGGCAGAATGCCTGGCTTACAGCCCCCAATGGGTAGCTGACCTGAAAGGAGCCGTAACGTTAAATGCCCGGGATTATCAACTGCTGCACAGCGCCTATGGCCATTATACCGGCCAGCAGGTAAAAGATTTCATTTTCAGGAACAACCTGGAACACAGGGTCCATTTTATAGCCTCTCACGGGCACACCACTTTCCATATGCCGGAACAACGCATGACGGCTCAATTGGGAGATGGCGCAGCCATTGCAGCAGTGACCGGTTTGCCGGTGATCAGCGATCTCAGGGCTATGGACGTAGCTTTGGGAGGCCAAGGCGCTCCCATTGTTCCGATCGGCGAAAAATTATTATTCCCCGGGTACGATTATTGGCTTAACCTGGGCGGCATTGCCAACCTCTCCGCAAAAAATGGCGAAACATTCCATGCCTTTGATGTTTGTCCCGCCAACCGGGTACTGGATGCACTGGCAGCTGCATTGGGTAAAATGTATGATGAAAATGGAACCCTCGCATCCGGCGGGGTGATAGATAAAACATTACTGGATGCATTAAACAGCCAGTCTTATTACAGCCAGGCCTTCCCTAAATCCCTCGCCAATGATTTTGGTACGGATCTACTGTTGCCTTTGATCCATAAACATACTTTATCCGTTCAGGGTAAACTCCGCACCTATGTAGCCCATATTGCCACGCAGATCAGGCAATCGCTGGAAGCTGTTTCCCGGGAGGGCACAAATGATAAGAAATTACTCGTAACAGGTGGTGGTGCTTTTAACCAGTTCCTGATCAGTTGCATCCAGGAAGAATTAACACCACTTGGTGTTGCCGTAATGGTGCCGGATGCACAGACAGCTGCATTCAAAGAAGCATTGGTGATGGCATTGATCGGCGCTTTGCGCTGGCAGCAAAAGACCAATGTGCTCAGCTCTGTTACAGGGGCTTCGCGGGATAGTGTGAATGGTACTTTATGGTTAGGAGAAGGTTAA
- a CDS encoding pseudouridine synthase: MKKSRPAKKGFTPFKENSRSKPTDRPSSDRRPKRDGEEKGSFKSYRENDRSEKPKRSFGDGDQGRFRKDSDAPKRTGGTDRFDNDRPKGRFSKDDDKPKRSFGDKPRFSKDDDRPKRSFGDDKPKGRFSKDDDRPKRSFGDDKPKGRFSKDDDRPKRSFGDDKPKGRFSKDDDRPKRSFGDDKPKGRFSKDDDRPKRSFGDDKPKGRFSKDDDRPKRSFGDDKPKGRFSKDDDRPKRSFGDNEDRPKRSFDKDEDRPKRSFSKEDGESRPKRNSGDGESSPKRAPRTAAPEKEKSTRKRVALENNTADEEGGNEMPLNKYISHCGICSRRKAVDFIKEGLVTVNGQKIEEPAFKVTAKDVVTLKDKRIFIQKNLVYVLLNKPKGYITTTDDPEGRQTVMELVTDAAEERLFPVGRLDRNTSGLLLLTNDGELAQKLAHPKHNIKKIYHVELDKPLTRADFDQIIAGVTLEDGLALVDALAFVDTKDKKQIGIEIHSGKNRIVRRIFEHLGYQVEKLDRVMYAGLTKKNVNRGKWRFLSEKEVILLKHFK; this comes from the coding sequence ATGAAAAAAAGCAGACCCGCTAAAAAAGGGTTCACACCTTTCAAAGAAAATTCACGCAGCAAACCTACAGACAGGCCATCTTCAGATCGCCGCCCAAAGCGCGATGGAGAGGAGAAAGGTTCCTTTAAAAGCTACCGTGAGAACGACAGGAGCGAAAAGCCGAAGAGAAGTTTTGGAGATGGTGATCAGGGACGTTTCCGTAAAGACAGTGACGCTCCGAAGAGAACAGGCGGAACTGACAGGTTTGACAACGACAGACCCAAAGGACGTTTCAGCAAAGATGATGATAAACCGAAAAGGAGTTTCGGAGATAAACCACGTTTCAGCAAAGACGATGACAGACCGAAAAGAAGTTTCGGTGACGATAAACCTAAAGGGCGTTTCAGCAAAGATGATGACAGGCCGAAGAGAAGCTTTGGTGACGATAAACCAAAAGGACGTTTCAGCAAAGATGATGACAGGCCGAAGAGAAGTTTTGGTGATGATAAACCAAAAGGGCGTTTCAGCAAAGATGACGACAGGCCAAAGAGAAGTTTTGGTGATGATAAACCAAAAGGACGTTTCAGCAAAGATGACGACAGGCCGAAGAGAAGTTTTGGTGACGATAAACCAAAAGGACGTTTCAGCAAGGATGACGACAGACCGAAAAGGAGCTTTGGTGACGATAAACCAAAAGGACGTTTCAGCAAAGATGATGACAGGCCGAAAAGGAGCTTTGGCGATAATGAAGACCGACCGAAAAGAAGTTTCGACAAAGACGAAGACAGGCCCAAAAGAAGCTTTTCCAAAGAAGACGGTGAATCCCGTCCGAAAAGGAATTCAGGCGATGGAGAAAGCAGTCCTAAAAGAGCTCCCCGCACAGCTGCTCCTGAAAAAGAAAAAAGCACCCGCAAACGTGTTGCCTTAGAAAATAATACGGCAGATGAAGAAGGCGGCAATGAAATGCCCCTGAACAAATACATCTCCCACTGCGGTATCTGCAGCCGTCGCAAAGCCGTTGATTTTATCAAAGAAGGCCTCGTAACCGTAAACGGCCAGAAGATAGAAGAACCTGCATTCAAGGTAACCGCCAAAGATGTGGTAACCCTGAAGGACAAACGCATCTTCATTCAAAAGAACCTCGTGTACGTGTTGCTGAACAAACCGAAAGGTTACATCACCACTACAGATGATCCGGAAGGCCGTCAGACTGTTATGGAACTGGTAACAGATGCTGCAGAAGAAAGATTGTTCCCCGTAGGCCGCCTGGACCGTAATACTTCTGGTCTTTTATTACTGACGAATGATGGTGAACTGGCACAAAAACTGGCGCATCCCAAACACAACATCAAAAAGATCTACCACGTAGAACTGGATAAGCCACTGACCCGGGCAGACTTTGATCAGATCATTGCAGGCGTTACGCTGGAAGATGGGCTGGCGCTTGTTGATGCCCTCGCATTTGTGGACACCAAGGATAAAAAGCAGATCGGCATTGAGATCCACAGCGGTAAAAACCGTATCGTGCGCCGTATCTTTGAACACCTGGGCTACCAGGTGGAAAAGCTGGACAGAGTAATGTATGCCGGTTTGACCAAGAAGAATGTGAACCGTGGCAAATGGCGCTTCCTGTCTGAAAAAGAAGTGATCTTACTCAAACACTTTAAATAA
- a CDS encoding helix-turn-helix transcriptional regulator, which translates to MPKNKDALSRYRWIDERLRNKRLPKPSLDDLVTFVSDKMDKSIAVRTIQKDIEDMRNDAELNYFAPIIYNRSSRVYQYEDENFSISNSPIDEADLQGLEVAIGILEQFRSLPVIQRFEDAILKIAASLKMNRQQLENRGLIKFSRGSQYQGAEHIPEIVDAIKNLEVIRIAYQSFDRTEPKEHWVEPYHLREYNHRFYLIGKSQKAKGGTVLTFSLDRIVKFWPTDKHFDEKNFDDASYFQHAIGITVTEGEPEDIVLSYTPHQGKYVKTQPIHPSQTILKDDEKECRVGLKLVVNQELMILLLSNGARVKVLEPKHLADALKAEAKKMLERYQ; encoded by the coding sequence ATGCCTAAGAATAAAGATGCCCTTTCCCGTTATCGATGGATAGATGAACGTTTACGCAATAAGCGCCTGCCTAAACCCAGCCTGGACGACCTCGTTACTTTTGTGTCTGACAAGATGGATAAGTCCATTGCCGTGCGTACTATTCAAAAGGATATAGAGGATATGCGCAATGATGCGGAGCTTAATTATTTTGCGCCGATCATCTACAACCGCAGTTCAAGGGTCTATCAATATGAAGATGAAAATTTCTCTATCAGCAATAGCCCTATTGATGAAGCAGATCTGCAGGGGCTGGAAGTTGCGATAGGTATACTGGAGCAATTCCGCAGCCTGCCGGTGATACAGCGTTTTGAAGATGCGATCCTGAAGATTGCGGCGAGCCTGAAAATGAACCGGCAGCAACTGGAAAACAGGGGCCTGATCAAATTCAGCCGTGGCAGCCAGTATCAGGGCGCAGAACATATTCCTGAGATTGTAGATGCCATCAAAAACCTGGAAGTGATCCGCATTGCTTACCAGAGTTTTGACCGTACAGAACCTAAAGAACACTGGGTAGAACCTTATCACTTAAGGGAATACAACCACCGCTTTTACCTGATCGGCAAAAGCCAGAAGGCCAAAGGGGGCACGGTGCTCACCTTTTCCCTCGACCGCATTGTGAAGTTCTGGCCTACTGATAAACATTTTGATGAAAAGAACTTTGATGATGCGAGTTACTTCCAGCATGCGATAGGTATCACTGTTACAGAGGGAGAACCGGAAGACATTGTACTATCCTACACCCCGCACCAGGGTAAATATGTGAAAACACAACCCATCCATCCTTCCCAGACGATCCTCAAAGATGACGAAAAGGAATGCCGCGTAGGTTTAAAACTGGTGGTGAACCAGGAGCTGATGATACTGCTGCTGAGTAACGGGGCAAGAGTAAAAGTGCTGGAGCCCAAACACCTGGCGGATGCTTTAAAAGCGGAAGCAAAGAAAATGCTGGAACGATACCAATAA
- a CDS encoding S41 family peptidase, with protein MRKLRIAALCVMVAAASSACKKDSKKDTPTPNPPTGTRLQLSLDSLYLYAKETYLWYDALPDYNTFNPRGFAGTDDQSSLEAELYQISQYKVNPKTSKPYEYTGSNRPKYSFIEKGNAAQGIKGTVDLDGQGNDFGLGLVIVTDASTSLRYVYVRYVEKGSSAATAGITRGCRIITMNGAPVSTNASTLNSTLDAGGNMSLTLQRAAPAVGTFTANLTKGTYTNDPVIYKVLPANGTNITGYLNLARFSQLSNVQPGLDKAFQDFSAAGVNNLVIDLRYNGGGYVATFEYLANLIAPASLTGQVMYKETFNTLLQTNKAPILASIPLLGADGKQRTGSGGRLLTYADVDYSTAGNTYKFSKKGNLGTIKNVVFIVSGNTASASELTINSLKAYPNQMTVKIVGSATTYGKPVGFFGIGIDKFTVYMSQFTSVNAKDEGEYYAGFPVDISSTDDVLRDFGDVEENGLFKALAFINTGAGGRTTDDRLMTINGRVTNASSLTIQNVGDGGFNGMVEERINLK; from the coding sequence ATGAGAAAGCTCCGGATTGCCGCCCTCTGTGTGATGGTAGCGGCTGCTTCATCAGCCTGTAAAAAGGATTCTAAGAAAGATACCCCTACTCCCAATCCACCTACGGGTACACGTCTTCAATTGAGTCTTGATTCTTTATATTTATACGCAAAGGAAACGTATCTCTGGTATGACGCACTGCCGGATTACAATACCTTCAATCCCCGCGGTTTTGCCGGTACAGATGATCAGAGCAGCCTGGAAGCAGAGTTGTACCAGATCTCCCAGTATAAGGTCAATCCTAAGACCTCAAAGCCTTACGAGTACACAGGCAGCAATCGTCCAAAATACTCTTTTATTGAAAAAGGTAATGCGGCGCAGGGCATCAAAGGAACTGTAGACCTGGATGGCCAGGGGAACGATTTTGGATTAGGGCTGGTAATTGTTACAGACGCCAGTACCAGTCTTAGGTATGTATATGTACGTTATGTGGAAAAAGGTTCTTCTGCAGCAACAGCCGGTATAACAAGAGGATGCAGGATCATTACCATGAATGGTGCCCCTGTAAGCACAAATGCTTCTACACTCAACAGTACCCTGGATGCAGGAGGCAATATGAGCCTCACGCTACAAAGGGCAGCCCCGGCAGTTGGCACTTTCACTGCCAACCTTACCAAAGGCACTTATACGAACGATCCTGTTATCTATAAAGTATTACCAGCCAATGGCACTAACATTACCGGCTATTTAAACCTGGCGCGCTTTTCCCAGTTATCGAACGTACAACCCGGACTGGATAAAGCATTCCAGGATTTTTCAGCAGCGGGCGTAAACAACCTGGTGATAGACCTCCGGTATAACGGAGGTGGTTATGTGGCTACTTTTGAATACCTGGCTAACCTGATCGCACCTGCCAGTCTTACCGGTCAGGTGATGTATAAAGAAACATTCAACACCCTGCTGCAAACCAATAAAGCCCCCATACTGGCTTCCATTCCTTTACTGGGTGCTGATGGCAAACAAAGAACAGGCAGCGGCGGCAGATTGCTCACGTATGCAGACGTGGATTATTCCACTGCCGGCAATACTTACAAGTTCAGCAAAAAAGGAAACCTTGGCACCATCAAGAACGTAGTATTCATTGTAAGTGGCAATACAGCCTCTGCCAGTGAATTAACGATCAATAGCCTGAAAGCCTATCCAAATCAGATGACGGTGAAAATAGTGGGATCCGCCACTACTTATGGTAAACCCGTTGGCTTCTTTGGTATTGGCATTGATAAGTTCACTGTATATATGAGCCAGTTCACCAGTGTGAATGCAAAAGACGAGGGCGAATACTATGCAGGTTTCCCTGTGGACATCTCTTCTACAGATGATGTGCTGCGTGACTTTGGAGATGTAGAAGAAAACGGGTTATTCAAAGCGCTGGCCTTTATCAATACCGGTGCGGGTGGCCGCACAACAGACGACCGCTTGATGACCATCAATGGAAGAGTAACAAATGCCAGTTCATTGACTATACAAAATGTGGGTGATGGCGGGTTTAACGGGATGGTGGAAGAACGCATCAATCTGAAATAA
- a CDS encoding RluA family pseudouridine synthase, with amino-acid sequence MRIDSLVIFENEDIVAINKPSGLLSIPDRHDNELEAVSTLLKKHYGQIFTVHRLDRDTSGLILFAKHEAAHKYLSKLFESRDVEKYYLGLVNGELPEPKGSVNAPIMDHPVQKGKMVTNAKGRPSLTDYEVQEAFGLFSLVKMRIHTGRTHQIRVHMKHLGHPIVVDELYGIKKPVLLSDIKKKFKLGKNTEEERPLLSRLALHAFQLKFTDEKGELIALEAPLPKDMHAVLQQLRKHKK; translated from the coding sequence ATGCGCATAGATTCCCTGGTTATATTCGAGAATGAGGATATTGTAGCGATCAATAAACCCTCCGGCCTGTTAAGTATTCCGGACAGGCATGATAATGAGCTCGAAGCCGTTTCTACCCTTCTCAAAAAACATTACGGCCAGATATTTACCGTGCACCGGCTGGACAGGGATACCAGCGGGCTGATCCTTTTTGCCAAACATGAAGCCGCTCATAAATACCTCTCTAAACTTTTTGAATCAAGGGATGTGGAGAAGTATTACCTGGGGCTGGTGAATGGGGAGCTGCCAGAACCTAAAGGCAGTGTGAATGCACCTATCATGGATCACCCTGTACAAAAGGGAAAGATGGTGACCAATGCCAAAGGCAGACCTTCCTTAACAGATTATGAAGTACAGGAAGCATTCGGATTGTTCAGCCTGGTGAAGATGCGCATCCATACCGGCCGTACCCATCAGATCAGGGTACACATGAAGCACCTTGGGCATCCTATTGTTGTTGATGAACTGTATGGCATTAAAAAACCGGTACTGCTCTCAGACATTAAGAAGAAGTTCAAACTGGGCAAAAATACAGAAGAAGAAAGACCATTGCTGAGCCGGCTTGCTTTACATGCCTTTCAGTTGAAATTCACGGATGAGAAAGGGGAGTTAATAGCCCTGGAAGCCCCATTACCAAAAGATATGCACGCAGTTTTACAACAATTGCGGAAACATAAGAAATAA
- the upp gene encoding uracil phosphoribosyltransferase — protein sequence MIINLSDTNSLVGDWMSEIRDEVVQADRMRFRRNLERLGEVAAYEISKTLLYTDKEVETPLGTANCGIIKHQPVLGTILRAGLAMHQGLVNYFDKADHAYISAYRKHNRDGSFEISLEYVSCPPLDDKVLILSDPMLATGASLVKTIDHLMSFGKPSHIHIVTAIACTIGIEYVQRNADANISIWAGDIDDELTAKGYIVPGLGDAGDLAFGTKLQQ from the coding sequence ATGATAATAAATCTGAGTGATACCAATTCGCTGGTAGGCGACTGGATGAGTGAGATCAGGGATGAAGTAGTACAGGCAGACCGGATGCGCTTCCGCCGCAACCTGGAAAGGCTTGGAGAAGTAGCTGCCTACGAGATCAGCAAAACACTCTTGTACACAGATAAGGAGGTAGAAACTCCGCTGGGTACAGCCAACTGCGGTATTATCAAACATCAGCCTGTACTGGGCACCATCCTGCGAGCAGGACTGGCCATGCACCAGGGATTGGTGAATTATTTCGATAAAGCAGACCACGCCTATATTTCCGCTTACCGTAAACATAACCGGGACGGCTCTTTTGAGATCAGCCTGGAATACGTATCCTGCCCTCCCCTGGATGATAAAGTACTCATCCTCTCAGATCCTATGCTGGCAACAGGGGCCTCTCTCGTTAAAACCATCGATCACCTGATGAGTTTTGGAAAACCCAGTCACATTCATATTGTTACCGCCATTGCCTGCACTATTGGAATTGAATACGTGCAACGTAATGCAGATGCCAATATCAGCATCTGGGCGGGAGACATTGACGATGAACTCACTGCAAAAGGGTACATTGTTCCCGGACTCGGCGATGCAGGGGACCTTGCTTTCGGAACCAAGCTGCAACAGTAA